A portion of the Candida dubliniensis CD36 chromosome R, complete sequence genome contains these proteins:
- a CDS encoding retrotransposon protein, putative (transposable element) → MWSRKKHVVNLTNFVSTCGQKCAGSGRWSGNRMPKKTRYFWKTRRLDLASTAKFCTTCRTLGHTRWTCTYGNHCFRCNENSHSTGGHFAYMEAQEAKVAKTTGYTLISKNKKKRRVQIPGYPPKNSPANQGQTISTNQGTTKNLPADQGPTTPAEQGKTTSAEPGKVQNTSAITAPTEPVSQDGVQTPSENTDPFKTVVTNWVPTIREHTEPVVEGLNKINYTNNSTVTTPKPVKPLESVWMNETSKEDEEITILEERKVPRIRKPAQNPVSMSSEEDDENDADYTDETMDEVSEQDSEDDNMETEDYQDGITNVDVPEETINQFIQIKNESQY, encoded by the coding sequence ATGTggtcaagaaaaaaacatgTGGTCAACCTAACAAACTTTGTTAGCACATGTGGTCAAAAATGCGCGGGTAGTGGTAGATGGTCAGGGAACCGGATGCCAAAAAAGACAAGGTACTTTTGGAAAACCAGGAGATTAGACCTTGCTTCTACGGCTAAATTCTGCACCACTTGTCGTACCTTAGGTCACACAAGATGGACATGCACTTATGGAAACCACTGCTTCCGTTGCAATGAGAACTCCCACTCCACCGGTGGTCACTTTGCCTACATGGAGGCACAAGAGGCCAAGGTAGCAAAGACCACCGGTTATACACTCATatcaaaaaacaaaaaaaagaggagGGTCCAGATCCCTGGATACCCACCAAAAAACTCACCAGCCAATCAAGGCCAAACTATTTCAACCAATCAAGGGACTACTAAAAACTTACCAGCCGACCAAGGCCCAACTACTCCAGCCGAACAAGGCAAAACTACTTCAGCCGAACCTGGAAAGGTTCAAAACACAAGTGCAATCACTGCCCCAACAGAACCTGTCTCCCAAGATGGTGTTCAAACTCCCAGTGAAAACACTGACCCATTTAAAACTGTTGTTACAAACTGGGTTCCAACCATCAGGGAACACACTGAACCGGTCGTTGAAGGCCTtaacaaaataaactaCACCAACAACTCCACTGTCACCACACCAAAACCAGTAAAACCATTGGAAAGTGTGTGGATGAACGAAACCTCTAAGGAGGATGAGGAGATAACTATCTtggaagaaagaaaagtcCCAAGAATAAGAAAACCAGCACAAAACCCGGTATCCATGTCTtctgaagaagatgatgaaaatgatgcTGATTATACTGATGAAACCATGGATGAAGTTTCTGAACAAGATTCAGAAGATGATAACATGGAAACAGAAGACTACCAAGATGGAATTACTAATGTTGATGTACCAGAAGAAACAATCAACCAATTTATTCAGATTAAAAATGAGAGTCAGTACTGA
- a CDS encoding polyprotein of L1-like non-LTR retrotransposon Zorro 1, putative (transposable element;~Similar to C. albicans POL90) produces MMKMMSIISMKPWMKFSNKIQKMITWKQKTTKMELLMLMYQKKQSTNLFRLKMRVSTEYVNVGSFNCEKTQNVLAPQELIEKYDILFLQELNESNIKVIKQLNLPTTLIFSEKTGIIIHHKINGLIKVHKQHVIDIGIQLAPDLSDALVTINNKKYHLINTYYPIADKSKQQKALTTCLSENLTKDKPIIWGGDFNHILSETLDRSYEGADKPGEAGSRKLSLELYHQLQLKDVFRSLFPTQKNHTNNNPHNNRRIDRFHISETIEVGEFHQEKLTTIKSTHDLIAITIKISNKPIIDMGRPRFIIRDNLMENPLFINDIIKNKPKNWKQLKQTISKLTRTKRYKKMEKELDSDIFDDLRVRFNGKTKPKNKAILKMEDLDGTIAETTDEILIIAKLFMETLYKKSPNIPNNITHYLKEFTTKVTNDERAKLDAPITLNELTDELTGKSASSTPGEDGFNFRFIKICWEVIGPILVNVSEEIQNSGKLPQELQNIIINLIPKKGKSNNINNTRPISIIDCAIRLISSVYNSRFQKILTNYISPDQHGFLSGRTISDASQKIQLVIDEMNKHKRKISGPGAILVDMAKAFDSLDHSYLKQVLKKFNLGPRTISFCMAITSGHKGQVSVNNKTSEEFKLDRGVRQGNPLSPLLFILALEPLFFQLNRRIQGIHMGKKLRVTRRHIL; encoded by the coding sequence atgatgaaaatgatgcTGATTATACTGATGAAACCATGGATGAAGTTTCTGAACAAGATTCAGAAGATGATAACATGGAAACAGAAGACTACCAAGATGGAATTACTAATGTTGATGTACCAGAAGAAACAATCAACCAATTTATTCAGATTAAAAATGAGAGTCAGTACTGAGTACGTCAACGTCGGGTCATTCAACTGTGAAAAGACCCAAAATGTATTAGCTCCACAAGAactaattgaaaaatatgaCATTCTATTCCTccaagaattgaatgagTCAAACATAAAAGTAATCAAACAACTTAACTTACCAACAACCTTGATATTTTCTGAAAAAACCGGAATTATCATACACCATAAAATCAACGGACTTATCAAAGTCCACAAACAACATGTGATTGATATAGGCATTCAACTAGCTCCTGATCTCAGTGATGCATTGGTTACGATCAATAACAAGAAATATCACTTGATCAATACCTACTACCCAATCGCagacaaatcaaaacaacaaaaggCACTTACAACATGCCTATCCGAAAATTTAACAAAAGATAAACCCATTATATGGGGTGGGGATTTTAACCACATTCTCTCGGAAACTCTAGATAGGAGTTACGAGGGTGCAGACAAACCGGGAGAGGCTGGTTCGAGGAAACTATCATTAGAACTCTACCATCAACTCCAACTCAAGGATGTCTTCAGGTCACTATTCCCAACACAAAAAAACCACACAAATAATAACCCTCATAACAACAGAAGAATTGACAGGTTTCACATCAGTGAAACAATTGAAGTTGGGGAATTCcaccaagaaaaattaacaacaatcaaatccACACATGATCTTATTGCAATCACAATTAAAATAAGCAATAAACCAATTATTGACATGGGAAGACCTAGGTTTATCATCAGAGACAACCTCATGGAAAATCCATTGTTCATTAATGacattatcaaaaataaaccaaagaattggaaacaacttaaacaaacaatttcaaaactaACCAGAACCAAACGATACAAGAAAATGGAGAAAGAATTAGACTCAGACATCTTTGATGACTTAAGAGTCAGATTCAACGGcaaaaccaaaccaaaaaataaGGCAATACTTAAAATGGAAGACTTGGATGGCACTATAGCCGAAACCACGGATGaaattctaataattgCCAAACTTTTCATGGAAACATTGTATAAAAAATCACCAAACATACCCAACAACATCACCcattatttaaaagaatttacAACCAAAGTAACCAACGACGAAAGAGCCAAGTTAGATGCTCCCATCAcattgaatgaattaacAGATGAACTAACAGGAAAATCCGCCTCTTCTACCCCAGGGGAGGATGGATTCAATTTCCGGTTTATCAAGATATGCTGGGAAGTAATTGGACCCATCTTGGTCAACGTAAGTgaagaaattcaaaatagTGGAAAACTCCCCCAGGAGTTACaaaacatcatcatcaacctCATTCCCAAAAAAGGGAAATCAAATAACATCAACAATACCAGACCCATAAGTATAATAGATTGTGCCATCAGATTAATTAGCCTGGTCTATAATAGTAGGTTTCAGAAAATTCTCACCAACTATATCAGTCCAGACCAACACGGATTTTTATCCGGCAGGACAATCAGCGATGCTTCTCAGAAAATCCAATTGGTAATAGATGAAATGAACAAacacaaaagaaaaattagtGGGCCGGGGGCAATCCTCGTGGATATGGCAAAAGCCTTTGATTCATTGGACCACCTGTATCTCAAGCAGGTACTCAAAAAGTTCAATTTGGGACCGAGGACAATACTGTTTTGCATGGCCATAACAAGTGGACATAAGGGACAAGTCCTGGTGAATAACAAGACTTCTGAAGAATTCAAGTTGGACAGAGGGGTACGACAGGGAAATCCATTGTCTCCTCTTTTGTTTATACTTGCTTTAGAacctttgttttttcagTTGAACCGGAGAATCCAAGGGATCCACATGGGGAAAAAGTTGCGGGTCACTCGGAGACACATTCTCTAA